From one Amia ocellicauda isolate fAmiCal2 chromosome 17, fAmiCal2.hap1, whole genome shotgun sequence genomic stretch:
- the gtf3c1 gene encoding general transcription factor 3C polypeptide 1 isoform X1 gives MDALQMLEDEVALEGLDGITIPALWLRLETRVPKFPLRLDAASRQFLWQSLVSSPDIELFVLPQPRPPLVLLDRFKEIDPETGIQEIRETVSTVEDIYPVHIVLDNKVGIKGSCQFFKERVNVTSQVRSRDLQPLCSLAEALERWEQKLVLVASQTVRYRALLSWEGDPDLKLPDYSYCILERLGRARWQGELQRDLHCKTFKTDAGKLHYLRKVLDRNGLVTLQPHVIRLPSGSQQHSVLLLLRRFHVDRRSKYDILMERVSNILAGKPERMATMLKLRQQVGLSERTFKRMYQYMIAAGLAQVVSVPLQELNPEGGPHKTKKGTDIMVRCLKLLKEYKKKVDEEDDDNDDEDRARKSGQLDTRVVERDVLAQAYEIIESTATKGISQSEIRRLMNVGKLEGRMICRLLERYHMVKGFMEDEGRQRTTKYISKIFVEQSNLNQQFEKEKARSEQLGTGGGTEVRVVEMLQEVGEEDKALSEEHVSPVLSEEEEEQEEKGGRRASARKKTSKKKVLKVDTRTLLRTSKLSSAVQHSTPNKKASTPALRLVAPEASDVSLDKEDPCRPPEESDRSPDMSDRTATPSSNAQSVEEEASVTVVEEVQVPPSKDTGATPKKTRSRSVSRQDRPHETYRLLKRRNLIIEAVRSLKLIESLYMLQKMILDEEKQDGVATRCCKKSILRLVRRLSQEGFLKLFCTTVIQDGVSKKVEFVVHPSILPDDPLVKSAIDQIRFRISSSYTAHRVKVQAEPGQAGVAGGGEEPQRQGAGASKEPGKGDVVGQSPSKAQSSKTDEKMGVTQLKNFHPTIVPGLGRSLGFQPKMPRLRLVHMFLWHVIYGHPSRKLPGSGTRAAKGQEVLRRGTAANRSHSLPAKANREAPAPDSGASETPGTAHAEGDVEIGAGTEVDPVLIDETVYVNELSWKRFVPATPVHREYGLGWALASDILLCLPLSIFVQIIQVSYKVDGLEDYLNDPLKQHFLIRFLPGKMKKQLLYKRRYIFSFYENMQRLCFMGLLQFGPMEKFQDKDQVFIFLKKKATIVDTTPCEPHYNLVTGSRPFERRFYTLDTSQDIENFWFDLQCVCLNTPLGVVRCPRIRKGSSQEGQPDQEDPEAALEELPAEKPTVREPSRLLEYARGRKEVTDDGVIPGDGQGAAGMDSTFFGHLKRNWIWTSYLLNAKRPGSSLEGNPMLRLKTFLTKMPLPFMSENRKMHMISEPRLPGALKEFDVLVEQEPGGECRNARVVGGKRQKRKRGKKGVEKKAKKKKREARVETKHVRPPRFHDVADQNALQRMTRQRVSWSAQEDGFLMLCRVASHFLNRKIKRPFVPWQVVRDLLHAQFEESLDKTSLSVGRRARYIMKNPQTSLNFKICLAEVYQDKPLVGEFLNRENDYENPEVCSAEFKEFVAVLRQKFSTSTGYLGLKIPDTKEELFRRFKVYAIGDQEEVEQNEPDMLARHEDIHSLVLNNLIQSTLALSNAQMKSCRSFQTFHLYSRYDDGILYEAFLRCQKRGLVNRRRISKVSEPKKSRALPFLPMSYQLSQAYYRCFTWRFPSTLCTEAHQFLETLRAAGRQDRPNTFVFQDQAEAPPDPGMVLFCLDAPGGCCLASLSLLILGLLSVDVSIPEQIVVVDSTMVDNEVVKSMGKEVADEDDDEEAEEGEGKRKIEVKARQASHTNYLLMKGYCSPGIVSLRNLNTNDNIVVNSCQMRVRLRSSPAHRWFSTAEPYVADDPAWGETCLPPGFTRLVRMSSDDSGRLQRFSAWCIDRCGYSAEDLQAVLELSGVVEEARCFGCDRRQLRDRFAALEEVAGGRTRTLWQYLQDLVDLEEVVEVGGNTVRLVAMKFLDPWLLHTTKRCGPRAGSDSQAQPTSRKRKVQEDPEEDAAPPRKMVAVDMDGAAAGDDVSEEPGEEKSLETSPGGSRAGDSPVLGGSSDPDPTQAAAEAQSTGPVDEDEGGAREGGAEEDSPEGDAAPSIEDQPTPADAVPGGEAGAVDEDCTSFPQTTAAQSVEDSSELERVSFISRPWRIVDGSLNQPVCKGMLEALLFHIMTRPGVPQPVLLRHYSGVLQPVVVLELLQALEEMGCIQRRSISPTPRPSLFSRPGPAQLREGPPQPVTSDCVFYEPALDCCLRLGRVFPRQPNWNKWVQYIHT, from the exons ATGGACGCGCTGCAGATGCTGGAGGACGAGGTGGCTCTGGAGGGGTTAGACGGCATCACCATCCCGGCTCTGTGGCTCCGGCTGGAGACCCGGGTCCCCAAGTTCCCGCTGAGGCTGGACGCGGCGTCGCGGCAGTTCCTGTGGCAGTCCCTGGTCAGCAGCCCCGACATCGAGCTGTTCGTGCTGCCGCAGCCGAGGCCGCCTCTGGTGCTGCTGGACCG GTTCAAGGAGATCGACCCCGAGACGGGCATCCAGGAGATCCGGGAGACAGTGTCCACAGTGGAGGACATCTACCCGGTGCACATAGTGCTGGACAACAAAGTCGGCATCAAGGGCTCTTGCCAGTTCTTTAAGGAAAGGGTGAATGTGACCAGTCAGGTCAGGAGCCGGGATCTGCAGCCCCTGTGCTCCCTGGCGGAGGCTTTGGAGAG gtGGGAGCAGAAGCTCGTTCTCGTCGCCTCTCAGACGGTCCGGTACCGTGCTCTGCTCAGCTGGGAGGGGGACCCGGACCTGAAGCTGCCGGACTATTCGTACTGCATCCTGGAGCGTCTGGGCCGGGCCCGCTGGCAGGGGGAGCTGCAGAGGGACCTGCACTGCAAGACATTCAA GACCGACGCAGGGAAGCTGCACTACCTGAGGAAGGTGCTGGACAGGAACGGCCTGGTCACCCTGCAGCCCCACGTGATCCGGCTGCCCAGCGGCAGTCAGCAGCACTCTGTCCTCCTGCTGCTGCGGCGCTTCCACGTGGACCG GAGGAGCAAGTACGATATCCTGATGGAGCGAGTGTCCAACATCCTGGCTGGGAAACCGGAGCGCATGGCCACCATGCTGAAGCTGAGGCAGCAAGTG GGTCTCAGTGAGCGGACCTTCAAACGCATGTATCAGTACATGATCGCGGCCGGCCTGGCGCAGGTGGTGTCGGTGCCGCTGCAGGAGCTCAACCCCGAGGGCGGGCCGCACAAGACCAAGAAAG GGACAGACATCATGGTGCGGTGCCTCAAGCTGCTGAAGGAGTACAAGAAGAAAGTGGATGAGGAGGACGATGACAACGATGACGAGGACCGGGCGAGGAAGAGTGGCCAGCTGGACACTCGGGTCGTGGAGAGGGACGTCCTCGCGCAGGCCTATGAGATCA TCGAGAGCACGGCCACCAAAGGGATCTCGCAGTCGGAGATCCGGAGACTCATGAACGTGGGGAAGCTGGAGGGACGCATGATCTGCCGTCTTCTGGAACGATACCACATGGTCAAG GGCTTCATGGAGGACGAGGGCCGGCAGCGCACCACCAAGTACATCAGCAAGATCTTCGTGGAGCAGAGCAACCTTAACCAGCAATTCGAGAAGGAGAAGGCCCGCAGCGAGCAGCTCGGCACGGGGGGCGGCACCGAGGTGCGGGTGGTGGAGATGCTGCAAGAGGTGGGGGAGGAGGACAAGGCCCTGTCTGAGGAGCATGTCTCCCCGGTGCtctcggaggaggaggaagagcaggaggagAAAGGAGGGCGTCGTGCATCTGCCAGGAAGAAGACCTCAAAGAAGAAGGTGCTGAAGGTGGACACACGGACCCTCCTGAGGACGTCCAAGCTGAGTTCAGCAGTTCAGCACTCGACACCAAACAAGA AAGCCAGCACTCCGGCTCTGCGGCTCGTCGCCCCCGAGGCGTCGGATGTCTCGCTGGACAAGGAGGACCCCTGCAGGCCACCGGAGGAGTCCGACCGCAGCCCCGACATGTCAGACCGGACGGCCACCCCAAGCAGCAACGCCCAGTCGGTGGAGGAGGAGGCCAGCGTCACAGTGGTCGAGGAGGTCCAGGTGCCGCCCAGCAAG GACACGGGTGCCACGCCCAAGAAGACGAGGTCCAGGTCTGTGTCTCGCCAGGACCGGCCCCATGAGACATACCGGCTACTCAAGCGCAGGAACCTGATCATCGAGGCGGTGCGCAGCCTCAAGCTGATCGAGAGCCTCTACAT GTTGCAGAAGATGATTCTGGACGAGGAGAAGCAGGACGGCGTCGCCACCCGGTGCTGCAAGAAGTCCATCCTGAGGCTCGTGCGCCGGCTGTCCCAGGAGGGCTTCCTCAAGCTGTTCTGCACCACCGTCATCCAGGACGGGGTCAGCAAGAAG GTTGAGTTTGTGGTCCATCCCTCCATCCTCCCCGACGACCCGCTGGTGAAAAGCGCCATCGATCAGATCCGGTTCCGCATCTCTAGCTCCTACACGGCGCATCG GGTTAAGGTCCAGGCAGAGCCAGGCCAGGCTGGGGTGGCGGGGGGCGGTGAGGAGCCACAGAGACAGGGGGCTGGGGCCTCCAAGGAGCCCGGGAAGGGAGACGTGGTTGGACAGAGCCCCTCAAAAGCCCAGAGCAGCAAAACTGATGAGAAGATGGGAGTCACACAGCTGAAGAATTTCCACCCCACCATAG TTCCAGGTCTCGGCCGCTCTCTGGGATTTCAGCCCAAGATGCCGCGCCTGCGACTGGTGCACATGTTCCTGTGGCACGTGATCTATGGCCATCCCTCCAGGAAGCTGCCCGGCTCGGGCACCAGAGCCGCGAAGGGACAGGAAGTTCTGAGGCGTGGCACGGCGGCCAATCGGAGCCATTCACTGCCCGCGAAAGCCAATCGGGAAGCGCCGGCCCCTGACAGCGGGGCCAGTGAGACGCCGGGCACTGCCCATGCCGAGGGAGACGTGGAGATCGGTGCCGGCACGGAGGTTGACCCGGTGCTCATCGATGAGACGG TGTACGTCAACGAGCTGTCCTGGAAGAGGTTCGTCCCGGCCACACCGGTGCACCGGGAGTATGGCCTCGGCTGGGCCCTGGCCAGCGACATCCTGCTGTGCCTACCCCTGTCCATCTTCGTCCAGATCATCCAAGTCAGCTACAAG GTGGACGGCCTCGAGGACTACCTCAACGACCCCCTCAAGCAGCATTTTCTCATCCGGTTCCTGCCGGGGAAGATGAAGAAGCAGCTTTTATACAAGAG GAGGTACATCTTCTCCTTTTACGAGAACATGCAGCGCCTGTGCTTCATGGGGCTACTGCAGTTCGGACCGATGGAGAAGTTTCAGGACAAGGACCAG GTCTTCATCTTCCTGAAGAAGAAAGCCACCATCGTGGACACCACTCCCTGCGAGCCCCACTACAACCTGGTCACAGGCAGCCGGCCCTTCGAGAGGCGATTCTACACCCTCGACACCTCGCAGGACATCGAGAACTTCTGGTTCGACCTGCAGTGCGTCTGTCTCAACACGCCCCTAG GTGTCGTCCGCTGCCCTCGCATAAGGAAGGGCTCCTCGCAGGAAGGCCAGCCGGACCAGGAGGACCCAGAGGCGGCGCTGGAGGAGCTGCCGGCGGAGAAGCCCACGGTCCGAGAACCGTCCCGGCTGCTGGAGTATGCCAG GGGCAGGAAGGAGGTGACGGATGACGGGGTTATTCCAGGGGACGGTCAAGGGGCTGCAGGGATGGATTCCACCTTCTTCGGACACCTGAAGCGTAACTGGATTTGGACAAGTTACCTCCTCAACGCCAAGAGA CCCGGCAGCTCTCTGGAGGGAAACCCGATGCTGAGACTGAAGACCTTTTTGACAAAGATGCCTCTGCCCTTCATGTCGGAGA ACCGTAAGATGCACATGATCTCGGAGCCCCGACTGCCAGGAGCGCTGAAGGAGTTTGATGTGCTGGTGGAGCAGGAGCCGGGGGGCGAGTGCAGAAACGCGCGCGTCGTCGGCGGCAAGAGGCAGAAGCGCAAGAGGGGCAAGAAGGGCGTCGAGAAGAAggccaagaagaagaagagag AGGCCCGAGTGGAGACGAAGCACGTCCGCCCGCCCCGCTTCCACGACGTTGCCGACCAGAACGCCCTGCAGAGGATGACCCGGCAGCGCGTGTCCTGGAGTGCCCAGGAGGACGGCTTCCTCATGCTGTGCCGCGTCGCCAGCCACTTCCTCAACAGAAAG ATCAAGAGGCCCTTCGTTCCCTGGCAAGTGGTGCGGGACCTGCTGCACGCCCAGTTCGAGGAGTCACTGGACAAGACGTCTCTGTCCGTGGGCCGCCGGGCGCGATACATCATGAAGAACCCCCAGACCAGCCTCAACTTCAA gATCTGTCTGGCTGAGGTCTACCAGGACAAACCCCTGGTGGGCGAGTTTCTGAACCGGGAGAACGACTACGAGAACCCAGAG GTCTGCTCGGCCGAGTTTAAGGAGTTCGTGGCCGTGCTGAGGCAGAAGTTCTCCACATCCACTGGGTATCTGGGCTTGAAGATCCCAGACACCAAGGAGGAGCTCTTCAGGAG GTTCAAAGTCTACGCCATTGGAGACCAAGAGGAGGTGGAGCAGAACGAGCCGGACATGCTGGCGAG GCACGAAGATATCCACTCCCTGGTCCTCAACAACCTGATCCAGAGCACCCTGGCGCTGTCCAACGCGCAGATGAAGTCCTGCCGCTCCTTCCAG ACCTTCCACCTGTACAGCCGGTATGACGACGGCATCCTGTACGAGGCTTTCCTGCGCTGCCAGAAGAGGGGCCTGGTGAACCGGCGGCGCATCAGCAAGGTGTCGGAGCCCAAGAAGAGCCGGGCGCTGCCCTTCCTGCCCATGTCCTACCAGCTGTCCCAGGCCTACTACAG GTGCTTCACCTGGCGCTTCCCCAGCACCCTGTGCACAGAGGCGCACCAGTTCCTGGAGACGCTCCGGGCCGCGGGCCGGCAGGACCGGCCCAACACCTTCGTGTTCCAGGACCAGGCGGAGGCGCCGCCGGACCCGGGCATGGTGCTGTTCTGCCTGGACGCCCCGGGCGGCTGCTGCCTGGCCAGCCTGTCCCTGCTGATCCTGGGGCTGCTGTCTGTGGACGTGTCCATCCCGGAGCAGATCGTGGTGGTGGACAGCACCATGGTGGACAACGAGGTCGTGAAGAG CATGGGGAAGGAGGTGGCGGACGAGGACGACGAcgaggaggcagaggagggCGAGGGCAAGAGGAAGATCGAGGTGAAGGCCAGGCAGGCGTCCCACACCAACTACCTGCTGATGAAGGGCTACTGCTCCCCCGGCATCGTCAGCCTGCGCAACCTCAACACCAACGACAACATTGTGGTCAACTCCTGCCAGATGAGGGTCCGTCTGCGCAGCTCCCCCGCGCACCGCTGGTTCAGCACCGCAG agcCCTACGTGGCTGACGACCCGGCCTGGGGAGAGACCTGCCTGCCGCCTGGCTTCACCCGGCTGGTGCGCATGAGCAGCGACGACTCGGGCCGGCTGCAGCGCTTCAGCGCCTGGTGCATCGACCGCTGCGGCTACAGCGCCGAGGACCTGCAGGCCGTGCTGGAGCTGAGCGGCGTCGTGGAGGAGGCCCGGTGCTTCGGCTGCGACAGGCGGCAGCTGCGCGACCGCTTTGCTGCGCTGGAGGAGGTGGCGGGCGGGCGGACCAGGACGCTGTGGCAGTACCTGCAG GACCTGGTCGACCTAGAGGAGgtggtggaggtgggggggaaCACAGTGCGCCTGGTTGCCATGAAGTTTCTGGACCCCTGGCTGCTCCACACGACCAAGAGGTGCGGCCCGAGAGCGGGGTCTGACAGCCAGGCCCAGCCCACCTCCAGGAAGAGGAAAGTGCAAGAGGACCCTGAGGAGGACGCCGCCCCCCCAAGGAAGATGGTCGCTGTCGATATGGACGGCGCGGCGGCAGGGGATGATGTCTCGGAGGAGCCGGGGGAGGAGAAAAGCCTGGAGACGTCCCCCGGGGGCAGCAGGGCTGGGGATTCCCCTGTGCTGGGCGGATCGAGCGACCCAGACCCGACACAGGCTGCTGCAGAGGCCCAGAGCACCGGCCCGGTGGACGAAGATGAAGGGGGTGCCAGGGAGGGCGGCGCGGAGGAGGACAGCCCAGAGGGGGACGCAGCACCATCTATCGAAGACCAACCAACGCCGGCGGACGCAGTGCCAGGGGGGGAGGCCGGCGCAG TAGATGAAGATTGCACTAGTTTCCCTCAGACGACCGCAGCGCAGAGTGTGGAGGACAG CTCTGAGCTGGAGAGGGTGAGCTTCATCAGCCGGCCCTGGCGCATCGTGGACGGCAGTCTGAACCAGCCTGTGTGTAAAGGCATGCTGGAGGCGCTGCTGTTCCACATCATGACCCGGCCTGGCGTCCCGCAGCCCGTCCTGCTGCGCCACTACAGCGGGGTCCTGCAGCCGGTCGTGGtgctggagctgctgcag GCGCTGGAGGAGATGGGCTGCATCCAGAGGAGGTCCATCAGCCCGACCCCCCGGCCCTCCCTGTTCTcccggcccggcccggcccaGCTGAGAGAGGGCCCACCCCAGCCCGTCACCAGCGACTGCGTCTTCTACGAGCCGGCACTGGACTGCTGCCTGCGGCTGGGCCGGGTGTTCCCCCGCCAGCCCAACTGGAACAAGTGGGTCCAGTACATCCACACCTGA